One genomic segment of Stigmatopora argus isolate UIUO_Sarg chromosome 1, RoL_Sarg_1.0, whole genome shotgun sequence includes these proteins:
- the LOC144079413 gene encoding L-rhamnose-binding lectin CSL1, producing MAFCFGLWLTVMRLLLLTAGVESVEQVITCDINHQQVHHLHCGQEVIDVKDALYGRSSSKVCKEAQSQDTADTNCTRQGTLDQVKKSCNGKQSCDLFLEDFRTPDPCVGTSKYLQTDFDCMPAITAVACEMSIAHLYCGPGHVIQIYGADYGRRDDNICQYKRHRHGIKNKECMGPNDIVANKCNGQNRCDIMASNAVFGDPCPGTYKYLEVAYSCGVFQVDVCLILGNMPYCIGICSAIVLVATALFLAAVVDSVEQMTTCDTDNLNVHRLHCEDGVISVDQALYGRSSSLVCAEGRPPRQVVNTQCARRGTVDALRTKCNGKKTCAVNTNTFRNPDPCVGTFKYLQTNFTCFPAITAIACEESLLQLFCEDGQVISVFGADYGRRDRSTCSYKRPPNQLQNVECLNPTELVSNRCNGQTSCTIRAINGVFGDPCRGTYKYLEVSYTCLFM from the exons ATGGCATTCTGCTTTGGACTAT GGCTGACAGTAATGAGATTGCTCCTCCTAACAGCAG GAGTTGAATCTGTTGAGCAAGTGATCACCTGTGATATAAACCATCAGCAAGTCCACCATCTACACTgtg GACAAGAAGTGATCGATGTGAAAGATGCCCTGTATGGGCGCTCAAGTTCAAAAGTTTGCAAGGAGGCACAATCCCAAGATACGGCTGATACAAACTGTACCCGGCAAGGCACCTTGGACCAAGTTAAGAAGAG TTGTAATGGAAAGCAATCATGCGACTTGTTCCTGGAAGATTTCCGCACCCCCGATCCCTGTGTTGGCACGtcaaaatatttacaaacaGACTTTGACTGCATGCCTGCGA TAACTGCGGTGGCGTGTGAGATGTCCATTGCACATTTGTATTGTG GTCCTGGACATGTTATTCAAATCTATGGTGCTGACTATGGTCGCCGTGATGACAACATCTGTCAATACAAAAGGCATCGACATGGCATAAAGAACAAGGAATGCATGGGCCCAAATGACATCGTTGCTAACAA GTGTAATGGCCAAAATAGATGTGATATCATGGCAAGCAATGCTgtgtttggagacccctgtccTGGCACCTACAAGTACTTGGAGGTTGCTTATTCGTGTGGTG TCTTTCAAGTGGATGTATGTTTG ATCCTGGGAAACATGCCGTACTGCATTGGAATCTGCTCAGCAATTG TGCTGGTAGCGACAGCTTTATTCCTGGCAGCAG TTGTCGATTCAGTAGAGCAAATGACTACCTGTGATACGGACAATTTGAACGTCCATCGTCTACACTGTG AGGATGGCGTGATCTCCGTTGACCAGGCTTTGTACGGTCGCTCAAGCTCGTTGGTCTGTGCTGAAGGGAGACCTCCACGGCAGGTGGTAAACACCCAGTGCGCCCGTCGAGGCACGGTTGACGCCTTGAGAACAAA ATGCAATGGCAAAAAGACATGTGCGGTCAACACAAATACTTTTCGCAATCCTGACCCCTGCGTTGGTACCTTTAAATATTTGCAGACCAACTTCACATGCTTTCCCGCAA TTACCGCGATAGCATGCGAGGAGTCTTTGCTGCAGTTGTTTTGTG AGGACGGACAAGTCATCTCCGTCTTCGGTGCCGACTACGGACGTCGCGACCGGAGCACGTGTTCCTACAAAAGGCCTCCCAATCAGTTACAAAATGTTGAATGTCTAAATCCAACAGAACTTGTCTCCAACAG
- the LOC144072895 gene encoding L-rhamnose-binding lectin SML-like, which translates to MECVFRLNLLLSLMVTYFLLPAVVDASEKATTCDFLPLNIHHLSCQHGVIQVDQAMYGRTNSLLCSEGVSKQMLSNVKCSQDGVEERMKASCNGKTTCELNTDDFRRPDPCVGTLKYLQTNYTCQNAITVIACENSEAYLFCDFGSQLIIHGADYGRRDRTTCSFQKPMNQLENTSCMNPTNIVADGCNGKETCTIPVSSDLFGDPCKDTAKYLEVAYSCKSTEKPSFNSQ; encoded by the exons ATGGAGTGTGTCTTCAGACTTAACTTGTTGCTTT CCCTGATGGTGACATATTTTCTTCTCCCAGCAG tggttgATGCTTCAGAAAAAGCCACCACCTGTGACTTTTTACCTTTGAATATCCATCACCTCAGCTGCC AACATGGCGTGATCCAGGTGGATCAGGCGATGTATGGCCGCACCAATTCGCTGCTCTGCAGTGAGGGTGTCTCCAAACAAATGCTGTCCAATGTCAAGTGCTCTCAGGATGGTGTTGAAGAGCGCATGAAGGCCAG TTGCAATGGCAAGACCACGTGTGAATTGAACACAGATGACTTCCGCAGACCCGATCCTTGTGTCGGCACATTGAAATACTTGCAGACAAACTACACTTGCCAGAACGCAA TAACTGTGATCGCGTGTGAGAATTCCGAGGCCTATTTGTTTTGTG ATTTCGGAAGCCAGCTTATCATCCACGGTGCCGACTATGGGCGTCGTGATCGGACCACGTGTTCTTTCCAAAAGCCAATGAATCAATTGGAAAACACCTCCTGCATGAACCCGACGAACATTGTTGCTGACGG GTGCAATGGGAAAGAGACCTGCACAATCCCAGTCAGCAGCGATctgtttggagacccctgcaaAGACACCGCCAAGTATTTGGAGGTTGCGTACTCTTGTAAAA GTACTGAAAAACCATCTTTCAATTCCCAGTAA